The following proteins come from a genomic window of Nocardioides albertanoniae:
- a CDS encoding TrmB family transcriptional regulator produces the protein MSASPEIEFNSPSEPGTTPTLGVTGVSPDEEHIYRLLVSLGATDQKHLSDLMHRSATSPEALEAALERLLERGLVTTHGAPPRYTATAPDVAFGPLLLETQAAVNTASSAISELAEEHRSNARRHNAELLVEVVTGQSALRQALRNIQLSTRTEMLWFCRAGHVAMPSSDNDEEFDMLARGVRYQVLYEHALLEEPGMIDSLVLGVQAGEQARAVAQLPVRMAISDRTIALIPLVPVRDDITEPTAALVRDSNLLTALIALFESYWAAASPLRVGDASTDPTLQVTSPTSPISAADRQLLSLLVAGVSDKAIASRLKVSGRTIQRRVSDLMALTRAQTRMQFAWQVSRRGWLSDQDHDREDQPHPQPRP, from the coding sequence ATGTCAGCCTCGCCGGAGATCGAGTTCAACAGTCCGTCCGAGCCCGGAACGACCCCCACCTTGGGAGTCACCGGGGTGAGCCCGGACGAAGAGCACATCTACCGCCTCCTGGTCTCCCTCGGCGCCACCGATCAGAAGCACCTGTCCGACCTGATGCATCGCTCGGCGACCTCCCCCGAAGCGCTCGAGGCCGCGCTCGAGCGCCTCCTCGAGCGCGGCCTGGTCACCACCCACGGCGCACCGCCCCGCTACACCGCGACAGCTCCCGACGTCGCCTTCGGCCCGCTGCTCCTGGAGACCCAGGCAGCGGTCAACACGGCGAGCTCGGCGATCTCGGAGCTCGCCGAGGAGCACCGCTCCAACGCCCGCCGTCACAACGCCGAGCTGCTCGTCGAGGTGGTGACCGGCCAGTCGGCCCTGCGCCAGGCGCTGCGCAACATCCAGCTCTCGACCCGCACCGAGATGCTCTGGTTCTGCCGGGCGGGGCATGTCGCGATGCCGTCGAGCGACAACGACGAAGAGTTCGACATGCTCGCCCGCGGTGTCCGCTACCAGGTCCTCTACGAGCACGCGCTGCTGGAGGAACCGGGCATGATCGACAGCCTCGTCCTAGGCGTACAGGCAGGTGAGCAGGCGCGAGCCGTCGCACAGCTGCCGGTCAGGATGGCGATCTCCGACCGCACGATCGCGCTGATCCCGCTCGTGCCGGTGCGCGACGACATCACCGAGCCGACAGCCGCCCTGGTGCGCGACAGCAACCTGCTCACCGCCCTCATCGCCCTCTTCGAGAGCTACTGGGCGGCAGCCTCGCCGCTCCGGGTCGGCGACGCCTCGACCGACCCCACGTTGCAGGTCACCTCGCCCACCTCACCGATCTCGGCAGCCGACAGACAGCTGCTGTCCTTGCTGGTCGCCGGCGTCTCCGACAAGGCGATCGCCAGTCGGCTCAAGGTCAGCGGCCGTACGATCCAGCGCCGGGTCAGCGATCTGATGGCGCTGACCCGAGCGCAGACCCGCATGCAGTTCGCCTGGCAGGTCTCCCGGCGCGGCTGGCTGAGCGACCAGGACCACGACCGAGAAGACCAGCCACACCCTCAGCCGAGGCCGTAG
- a CDS encoding S8 family serine peptidase, which produces MRWRLIAGITVVAVGAAATTGAAAAEEGARGSASQAQTQRSTAVTLLTGDTVRLTTIGGRRSVTFEPAKGREEITVHQMEIDGELHMLPLDVVPYVADDAIDRELFSVDALIDQGYDDAGVDELPVIATYADGPSARGAASLDGADPTERLESIDAQALSVDKAEAGAFWTSLTGGSGGSARSADAPALRGGVEKLWLDGKVEADLDRSTRQIGAPTAWEAGIDGTGATVAVLDTGVDADHPDLAGRVVAEENFSTEETAHDGHGHGTHVASTVAGTGAASDGSRSGVAPGADLISGKVLSDAGTGYDSDIIEAMEWAAERGADVVNMSLGGDPTDGTDPMSRAVDELSESADMLFVISAGNEGPGSSTVGSPGAADSALTVGAVDRDDSLADFSSRGPRVGDLAVKPDITAPGVGIVAARAAGTSLGDPVDATYTAASGTSMAAPHVAGAAALLASQHPDWSRAQLKDALISTAAAQDGQTAYEQGGGRVDVARATTQAVSGTGSVDLGSHVDGDDGTITRDVTWTNTGESDVELSLDLELTDQSGDASGDAVTIGEDGGAESVTVPAGRTASVPVVVDLAALPTGQHTGWLTATAGDVVVHTTVGVAKEPPTHTVTIDSVSRDGEDTSSSPIVLLGEDSRFDVLTFDKAGETREIEVAEGTYFLHAMISAGEEANVIVDPELEVTDDMDLVIDARKANRMRIETPRPAEPRGNLGFITHREVAGRSLTNSTMKFDSTSQVYVTPTDPVQKGDFEFSSRWQLSAPMLRAEEPGRGGLTLWPRYERYSPEGRLRGALPVVDVGRGGPEDYAGRDVSDQIVVVHLARKGGQAAVAAAAAEAGAAMVLIAPDDGVSWWVKFTGRGTRLPLPMAVLSQEEKKQVAARLAHGPLSLRMEGDQTPDYRYDIVQVSPHRVPERIVHQVSSKNTATITARYHEMGGGEWSKEQRFAWRPWQKSTIVEAQHELRTPQARVEYVSTGDTVWRQHVLHYLSWDEINPISGGAIHELRTYRPGEKVGYDWYGGVQRPAVTTGGATRTGDELRIELAEFVQGAGATYARASGREATGRVLEDGEVIGEGGGVWGTYAANRAKATYQVELSTRRSTADWTLGTATDTVWRFGSERPAAGKAAPLPMMRVDYDVPVGLANQVVSPRAFQDVRFTVEHPGLGRQAPRVTSLKAWASFDQGATWSPLGVDPHGKSFDARVRPPRGADDVSLKVRVGDSGGGTMTQTVVGAYGLG; this is translated from the coding sequence ATGCGTTGGAGACTGATCGCAGGAATCACGGTGGTGGCGGTGGGGGCTGCCGCGACGACCGGTGCGGCGGCAGCGGAGGAGGGGGCGCGGGGATCGGCGTCGCAAGCGCAGACGCAGCGCTCGACGGCGGTGACGTTGCTGACCGGTGACACCGTACGTCTCACCACGATCGGCGGGCGTCGGTCGGTGACGTTCGAGCCGGCGAAGGGGCGTGAGGAGATCACGGTCCACCAGATGGAGATCGACGGGGAGCTGCACATGCTGCCGCTCGACGTGGTTCCGTACGTCGCCGATGATGCGATCGACCGCGAGCTGTTCAGCGTGGATGCCCTCATCGACCAGGGATACGACGACGCTGGTGTCGACGAGCTGCCGGTGATCGCGACCTATGCCGACGGGCCGAGTGCGCGGGGCGCCGCGAGTCTCGACGGGGCAGACCCGACCGAGCGGCTGGAGAGCATCGACGCCCAGGCGCTGAGCGTCGACAAGGCCGAGGCCGGGGCGTTCTGGACGTCGCTCACCGGAGGGTCCGGCGGCTCCGCGAGGTCGGCGGACGCCCCGGCGTTGCGCGGCGGGGTCGAGAAGCTGTGGCTCGACGGGAAGGTCGAGGCCGACCTCGACCGGAGCACCCGGCAGATCGGCGCTCCGACCGCATGGGAGGCCGGGATCGACGGCACCGGCGCCACCGTCGCCGTGCTCGACACCGGCGTCGACGCCGACCATCCCGACCTGGCCGGACGGGTCGTCGCCGAGGAGAACTTCTCGACCGAAGAGACAGCCCATGACGGGCATGGGCACGGCACGCACGTCGCGTCCACGGTCGCTGGCACGGGCGCGGCCTCCGACGGCTCGCGTTCCGGCGTCGCGCCGGGGGCCGACCTGATCTCCGGCAAGGTGCTCTCCGATGCCGGCACCGGCTACGACTCCGACATCATCGAGGCGATGGAGTGGGCAGCCGAGCGGGGTGCCGATGTCGTCAACATGAGCCTCGGTGGCGACCCGACCGATGGCACCGACCCGATGAGCCGGGCCGTCGACGAGCTCTCCGAGTCCGCCGACATGCTGTTCGTGATCTCGGCAGGCAACGAGGGGCCGGGTAGCTCGACCGTCGGATCCCCGGGCGCCGCCGACTCGGCGCTCACCGTCGGCGCGGTGGACCGCGACGACAGCCTCGCCGACTTCTCCAGCCGCGGCCCGCGGGTCGGCGACCTGGCCGTCAAGCCCGACATCACCGCACCCGGCGTCGGCATCGTCGCTGCCCGGGCGGCAGGAACCAGCCTCGGCGACCCGGTCGACGCCACCTACACCGCAGCCAGCGGCACCTCGATGGCGGCGCCGCACGTCGCCGGCGCCGCGGCTCTGCTGGCGTCGCAGCACCCCGACTGGTCGCGGGCGCAGCTCAAGGACGCGTTGATCAGCACCGCTGCCGCGCAGGACGGGCAGACGGCGTACGAGCAGGGCGGTGGTCGCGTCGACGTGGCCCGCGCGACCACGCAGGCGGTGAGCGGCACCGGGTCGGTCGACCTCGGCAGCCACGTCGACGGCGACGACGGCACCATCACGCGCGACGTCACCTGGACCAACACGGGGGAGAGCGACGTCGAGCTGTCGCTCGACCTGGAGCTCACCGACCAGAGCGGCGACGCCAGCGGGGACGCCGTCACGATCGGCGAGGATGGCGGAGCTGAGAGCGTGACGGTTCCGGCGGGGCGTACGGCCTCGGTGCCGGTCGTCGTCGACCTGGCCGCGCTGCCCACGGGCCAGCACACCGGGTGGCTGACCGCCACCGCCGGTGACGTCGTCGTGCACACCACGGTGGGTGTCGCGAAGGAGCCGCCGACCCACACGGTGACGATCGACAGCGTCTCGAGAGACGGAGAGGACACGTCTTCGTCACCCATCGTGCTGCTCGGCGAGGACTCGCGCTTCGACGTGCTCACCTTCGACAAGGCGGGGGAGACGCGCGAGATCGAGGTCGCCGAGGGGACGTACTTCCTGCACGCCATGATCAGCGCCGGCGAGGAGGCGAACGTCATCGTCGACCCCGAGCTGGAGGTCACCGACGACATGGATCTGGTCATCGACGCCCGGAAGGCCAACCGGATGCGGATCGAGACACCGCGGCCGGCCGAGCCTCGGGGCAACCTCGGTTTCATCACCCATCGCGAGGTGGCCGGACGCAGCCTGACGAACTCGACGATGAAGTTCGACAGTACGTCGCAGGTCTACGTCACGCCGACCGATCCGGTGCAGAAGGGTGACTTCGAGTTCTCCTCCCGGTGGCAGCTGTCGGCGCCGATGCTGCGGGCCGAGGAGCCCGGACGAGGTGGCCTCACTCTGTGGCCGCGCTATGAGCGCTACTCGCCGGAGGGGCGGCTGAGGGGCGCGCTGCCCGTCGTGGACGTCGGGCGAGGTGGGCCCGAGGACTACGCGGGGCGCGACGTGAGCGATCAGATCGTCGTCGTGCACCTGGCCCGGAAGGGAGGTCAGGCGGCGGTCGCTGCGGCCGCGGCCGAGGCCGGCGCGGCGATGGTGCTGATCGCCCCCGACGACGGCGTCTCGTGGTGGGTGAAGTTCACCGGGCGCGGCACCCGCCTGCCGCTGCCGATGGCGGTGCTCTCCCAGGAGGAGAAGAAGCAGGTCGCCGCGCGGTTGGCGCACGGCCCGCTGTCGCTGCGGATGGAGGGTGATCAGACGCCCGACTACCGCTACGACATCGTGCAGGTCTCGCCGCATCGGGTGCCGGAGCGCATCGTGCACCAGGTGTCGTCGAAGAACACGGCGACGATCACGGCGAGGTATCACGAGATGGGCGGCGGCGAGTGGTCCAAGGAGCAGCGGTTCGCCTGGCGGCCGTGGCAGAAGAGCACGATCGTCGAGGCGCAGCACGAGCTGCGTACGCCGCAGGCGCGGGTCGAGTATGTCTCGACCGGCGACACCGTGTGGCGCCAGCACGTGCTGCACTATCTCTCCTGGGACGAGATCAACCCGATCTCCGGCGGTGCGATCCACGAGCTGCGTACGTATCGGCCGGGGGAGAAGGTCGGCTACGACTGGTATGGCGGCGTGCAGCGGCCGGCGGTCACCACCGGCGGAGCGACCCGCACCGGAGACGAGCTGAGGATCGAGCTCGCCGAGTTCGTGCAGGGAGCCGGGGCGACGTACGCACGGGCCTCGGGCAGAGAGGCCACCGGTCGGGTGCTCGAGGACGGTGAGGTCATCGGCGAAGGCGGCGGCGTCTGGGGGACGTACGCCGCGAACCGAGCGAAGGCGACCTACCAGGTCGAGCTGAGCACTCGGCGCAGCACGGCCGACTGGACGCTCGGCACCGCCACGGACACGGTGTGGAGGTTCGGCTCGGAGCGTCCTGCCGCAGGGAAGGCGGCGCCGCTGCCGATGATGCGCGTCGACTACGACGTGCCGGTCGGGCTCGCGAACCAGGTGGTCTCACCGCGTGCCTTCCAGGACGTACGCTTCACCGTCGAGCATCCTGGCCTGGGCCGGCAGGCGCCCCGGGTCACGTCGCTGAAGGCATGGGCATCGTTCGACCAGGGGGCGACCTGGTCGCCGCTCGGGGTGGACCCTCACGGGAAGTCGTTCGACGCCCGGGTGCGGCCGCCGCGCGGAGCCGACGACGTGTCGTTGAAGGTGCGGGTGGGCGACAGCGGCGGCGGGACGATGACGCAGACGGTCGTGGGTGCCTACGGCCTCGGCTGA
- a CDS encoding WXG100 family type VII secretion target, which translates to MSVDTEIQGKPAHVESAAQWLKNKLAAKLDDAVDKLNDSRKDADGSWHADAGDEFVDLMSKARDKTEDLHKAAKDMAGDLEDFAEKLRRCQDQMEDVRTEARAASLVVSGFLVEDPGQPPVQPPGTFSGTPEQVAQYEKDVAAYNAHMDKVIAYSDAKAEAARIDRQYATACEALQHKYSPNQHAAWILNVTEILGDAAAGAIGVNVAMKQSKLHARAQSLVDETKQAIRDLQAHPERYMKRKWLFFKTLDETKLRADQLVLEGKLNQAEKLLDDASKLDGGKIPKVLGRAGKVLGPLGLGLGIYNDYQEGETGTQIVVSQGASAAVGVVAGAGASIAAGAATGALIGSVVPGAGTAVGAVIGTAVGAGAAIFSDGAIDSLFENGPDVGKALDEGGKALGDTADAIGSGVSGAVKAVGGWFD; encoded by the coding sequence GTGAGCGTCGACACCGAGATCCAGGGCAAGCCCGCGCACGTCGAGAGCGCCGCGCAGTGGCTGAAGAACAAGCTGGCCGCCAAGCTCGACGACGCGGTGGACAAGCTGAACGACTCGCGTAAGGACGCAGACGGTTCGTGGCACGCCGACGCCGGAGACGAGTTCGTCGACCTGATGTCCAAGGCGCGCGACAAGACCGAGGACCTGCACAAGGCCGCCAAGGACATGGCTGGTGACCTCGAAGACTTCGCTGAGAAGCTGCGGCGGTGCCAGGACCAGATGGAGGACGTGCGGACGGAGGCACGGGCCGCGTCGCTCGTTGTGTCCGGATTTCTTGTCGAGGACCCAGGTCAGCCGCCCGTCCAGCCGCCGGGCACCTTCTCCGGGACACCGGAGCAGGTGGCGCAGTACGAGAAGGACGTGGCGGCGTACAACGCCCACATGGACAAGGTCATCGCCTACAGCGACGCGAAGGCTGAGGCTGCCCGCATCGACCGGCAGTACGCGACCGCCTGCGAGGCGCTGCAGCACAAGTATTCGCCCAACCAACATGCCGCGTGGATTCTCAACGTCACCGAGATTCTCGGCGATGCCGCAGCTGGTGCGATCGGCGTGAACGTCGCCATGAAGCAGTCGAAGCTTCACGCCCGGGCCCAATCGCTCGTCGACGAGACCAAGCAAGCCATCAGAGACCTTCAGGCGCACCCAGAGCGCTACATGAAGCGCAAGTGGCTCTTCTTCAAGACGCTCGATGAGACCAAGCTCAGAGCCGATCAACTCGTACTCGAGGGAAAGCTGAACCAAGCCGAGAAGCTTCTTGACGACGCCTCAAAACTCGATGGGGGGAAGATTCCGAAGGTCCTTGGGCGTGCCGGCAAGGTTCTCGGACCCCTCGGACTCGGGCTCGGCATATACAACGACTACCAAGAAGGTGAGACAGGTACGCAGATCGTTGTTTCGCAGGGAGCCTCAGCAGCGGTTGGAGTCGTGGCGGGCGCAGGGGCGAGCATCGCGGCCGGGGCCGCGACTGGGGCGCTGATCGGGTCGGTGGTCCCAGGTGCAGGAACGGCAGTCGGTGCTGTCATAGGCACGGCAGTCGGAGCTGGGGCCGCGATCTTCTCCGATGGTGCCATCGACTCCTTGTTCGAGAACGGGCCCGACGTGGGCAAAGCCTTGGACGAGGGCGGGAAGGCTCTCGGCGACACCGCTGACGCCATCGGGTCAGGAGTTTCCGGGGCAGTGAAGGCCGTGGGCGGGTGGTTCGATTGA
- a CDS encoding SAV_915 family protein translates to MNDSETAAEASGARRDFPPFVYVPTTSEDDPATRRVLMHTVEDGRTALYTYSAIDRLHRYYLPKSSWVVCDVPALQRVHDETPYDLLFLDIDPGLSDDEGSA, encoded by the coding sequence ATGAATGACAGCGAGACCGCTGCAGAAGCTTCGGGGGCGCGGCGCGACTTTCCGCCGTTCGTCTACGTGCCGACGACGAGCGAGGACGACCCAGCGACACGCAGAGTCCTCATGCACACGGTGGAAGACGGGCGTACTGCTCTCTACACCTATTCGGCGATCGATCGACTTCATCGCTATTACCTACCGAAGTCCTCGTGGGTGGTCTGCGACGTGCCAGCGCTCCAGCGCGTGCACGACGAGACGCCGTACGACCTGTTGTTCCTCGACATCGACCCAGGTCTCAGCGACGACGAGGGCTCCGCATGA
- a CDS encoding OB-fold protein, which yields MNYSYPPPPAASGVTALDQEIHKAAAEGWTVANRDSYNAVLTKGGKVRHVMHGIISLLTCGVWLWGWAIVGILGARQTMTLTMDASGHVNRQGPKSRAPYLAGVAGLFVILVIVGALIPNEDDASTATDPGESAAQGAGTEAEEAAAPAKDEEKASKPKPKAKAKPTVVDASDLVKEFQDSEFTADKKYKGKTLKITGGVVTTIDAQIFNDEKYDVSFNGGADFEFLSITCSSVADKYLDKLSPGQDVTVVGEFKDGGDLGVEMKSCDF from the coding sequence ATGAACTACTCGTACCCGCCCCCACCGGCCGCCTCCGGTGTGACGGCCCTTGACCAGGAGATCCACAAGGCCGCCGCCGAGGGCTGGACCGTGGCCAACCGCGACTCGTACAACGCAGTCCTCACCAAGGGCGGCAAGGTGCGCCACGTGATGCACGGCATCATCTCGCTCCTCACCTGCGGCGTCTGGCTGTGGGGCTGGGCCATCGTCGGGATCCTGGGCGCCCGTCAGACCATGACCTTGACCATGGATGCGTCGGGCCACGTCAACCGCCAGGGCCCGAAGTCCCGCGCGCCCTATCTCGCCGGCGTCGCCGGACTCTTCGTCATCCTCGTGATCGTCGGAGCATTGATCCCCAACGAGGACGACGCTTCCACTGCGACCGACCCGGGCGAATCGGCCGCGCAAGGCGCCGGCACCGAGGCCGAAGAAGCGGCAGCGCCGGCGAAGGACGAGGAGAAGGCCTCCAAGCCGAAGCCCAAGGCCAAGGCCAAGCCGACCGTGGTCGATGCCTCCGACCTGGTCAAGGAGTTTCAGGACAGCGAGTTCACCGCCGACAAGAAGTACAAGGGCAAGACCCTGAAGATCACCGGTGGTGTGGTGACGACCATCGACGCCCAGATCTTCAACGACGAGAAGTACGACGTGTCGTTCAACGGCGGAGCGGACTTCGAGTTCCTCAGCATCACCTGCTCGAGCGTCGCCGACAAGTACCTCGACAAGCTCTCTCCGGGACAGGACGTCACCGTGGTCGGCGAGTTCAAGGACGGCGGCGACCTCGGCGTCGAGATGAAGTCCTGCGACTTCTGA
- a CDS encoding DUF262 domain-containing protein, translated as MTTPPDFRPAHNKLEAVTRISGVTGAPPETLGPGGKERRAALANLADGLGLDLAPNLSKVELGEALGARLGFTWDSACWSAGNTITLTGLNRILEAAERFFPVPGARSPNEHSHGGAEVLTGDNSTQSDLDEARQEVQVAIAESLANLSQHEVAPPDVPMDWEPFKADPPVDLQSDVWMMRIASLQGWLRFRSPLVMTSPESFWDSLLSELDVGADGISAGLLTLEALDHLRIRAEHAVMHADAFVAEVQAADGETAGPSRAWGEAWDEVDELDEQQTAEPLVATTNVWPIYLFSKKAEKGGLNLTPSYQRSDVWPLADRQLLIQSILRGVPLPSVILLKPETPGLPHEVVDGKQRLTSILRFIGQHPVALDKVREADEQFPEDKFDKLFHEDYPKFRKTWKARFGEELTVTREGDYYFPFKLPVSTTGLPENLQPLLGKYYTQIRESVIPIAGGDLRVDELFEDAVEYKIPVIEYQQATQRQIHDVFRLYNKQGKHLNAEEIRNAIYHELGLTRGILVAAGDADDKDPFATIAPFLSDIRSEVDRLGENLKKYGIGTSRYRRTKLLSWMIALLAFDTRDSSGKVRMLSTAGHINALFDRVKRSKSDLLQRESAIRDVTGLVARAVDIHLGELAWHGAFPVGQEPGTPPKKKAWQDLQLVGTVVGVALAVAVHGDAVESHIEDAGEFLEERSASLDWWRPSKTQTATQWKYIARLATDVATALGVDPATADKELERRFGGSGAGALFLLAEGLPAGRVS; from the coding sequence GTGACGACACCCCCCGACTTTCGTCCAGCACACAACAAGCTGGAGGCGGTAACCCGGATTAGCGGCGTGACCGGGGCACCGCCCGAGACGCTCGGCCCAGGAGGCAAGGAACGGCGCGCTGCCCTGGCGAATCTTGCCGACGGTCTTGGCCTCGACCTTGCTCCGAACTTGTCAAAGGTCGAGTTGGGCGAAGCTCTCGGAGCTAGGCTCGGCTTTACCTGGGACTCTGCCTGTTGGTCAGCCGGGAACACGATCACATTGACCGGCCTCAACCGAATACTTGAAGCCGCTGAACGGTTCTTTCCTGTGCCCGGCGCACGCAGTCCCAACGAACACAGCCACGGAGGTGCGGAAGTCTTGACCGGCGACAATTCTACGCAAAGCGACCTGGACGAAGCACGCCAGGAGGTCCAGGTCGCGATCGCAGAGTCGCTCGCAAACCTGTCTCAGCACGAGGTTGCACCCCCTGACGTCCCGATGGACTGGGAGCCGTTTAAGGCAGACCCGCCCGTTGACCTGCAGTCGGACGTATGGATGATGCGCATCGCGTCGTTGCAAGGCTGGCTGCGTTTCCGATCTCCGCTTGTCATGACGAGCCCCGAGTCGTTCTGGGACTCGCTCCTCTCTGAACTAGATGTCGGCGCAGATGGGATCTCAGCAGGACTGCTGACTTTGGAAGCGCTCGATCATCTTCGGATCCGTGCGGAACACGCCGTGATGCACGCAGACGCGTTCGTCGCCGAAGTCCAAGCCGCAGATGGCGAGACCGCAGGTCCGTCGCGCGCATGGGGAGAAGCTTGGGACGAGGTAGACGAGCTCGACGAGCAGCAGACGGCTGAGCCGCTGGTCGCAACCACCAACGTCTGGCCCATCTACTTGTTCAGCAAGAAGGCAGAGAAGGGCGGACTGAATCTGACTCCGTCCTACCAGCGCTCGGATGTGTGGCCACTAGCCGACCGGCAACTGCTCATCCAGTCGATCCTCCGCGGCGTTCCGCTTCCCTCGGTGATCCTTCTCAAGCCGGAGACTCCAGGGTTGCCCCACGAGGTCGTCGATGGCAAGCAGCGCTTGACGTCTATCTTGAGGTTCATCGGACAGCACCCGGTCGCTCTCGACAAGGTCCGAGAGGCCGACGAGCAGTTCCCAGAGGACAAGTTCGACAAATTGTTCCATGAGGACTATCCAAAGTTCCGCAAGACGTGGAAAGCCCGGTTTGGTGAGGAACTGACAGTGACCCGCGAGGGTGACTACTATTTCCCATTCAAACTTCCGGTAAGCACAACCGGCCTTCCCGAGAACCTCCAACCCCTCTTGGGAAAGTACTACACACAGATTCGCGAATCGGTCATCCCGATCGCCGGCGGCGATCTCCGGGTCGACGAACTATTCGAAGACGCTGTCGAGTACAAGATTCCGGTCATCGAGTACCAGCAGGCGACTCAGCGCCAGATCCATGATGTGTTCCGCCTGTACAACAAACAGGGCAAGCACCTGAATGCGGAGGAGATCCGCAATGCGATCTACCACGAGCTCGGTCTGACCCGTGGGATTCTCGTAGCGGCTGGAGACGCCGACGACAAGGACCCGTTCGCAACGATCGCTCCTTTCCTAAGCGATATCCGGAGCGAGGTCGATCGACTGGGAGAGAACCTGAAGAAGTACGGCATCGGCACGAGTCGATACCGTCGGACGAAATTGCTGTCCTGGATGATCGCGCTGCTCGCTTTTGATACGAGGGACAGTTCCGGCAAGGTCCGAATGCTCTCGACTGCTGGGCACATCAACGCGCTCTTCGATCGAGTCAAACGCTCGAAGAGCGATCTCCTTCAGCGAGAATCCGCCATCCGGGACGTGACCGGACTCGTGGCCCGGGCTGTCGACATCCACCTTGGGGAACTCGCATGGCACGGGGCATTCCCAGTCGGCCAGGAACCAGGCACACCACCCAAGAAGAAGGCCTGGCAGGATCTGCAGCTCGTAGGCACAGTGGTCGGCGTCGCCCTCGCCGTCGCCGTTCATGGCGATGCGGTGGAGAGCCATATCGAAGACGCCGGTGAGTTCCTCGAAGAGAGGAGCGCCAGCCTCGACTGGTGGCGCCCTAGCAAAACTCAGACCGCCACTCAGTGGAAATACATCGCGCGCCTGGCAACAGACGTTGCGACCGCCCTAGGTGTGGACCCCGCAACAGCCGACAAGGAGTTGGAGCGCCGATTCGGCGGATCTGGCGCCGGTGCTCTCTTCCTGCTCGCTGAGGGATTGCCTGCTGGGCGGGTCTCCTAG